In Rhodanobacter humi, the following are encoded in one genomic region:
- the pgsA gene encoding CDP-diacylglycerol--glycerol-3-phosphate 3-phosphatidyltransferase: protein MHINLPTWLTLFRVLLLPVMVLVFYLPFHGHNITAAIVFLLAAVTDWLDGFLARRMNLTSAFGAFLDPVADKLMVAVTLFLLVESHPEGWSSIVMAVTAAVIVGREISISALREWMAEVGMRATVKVAFIGKLKTVMQIVALVVLIVQHEKEATALRLYHIGEALLVIAGVLTIWSGLYYLHAAWPTLRGDAQRHPGTHGDA, encoded by the coding sequence ATGCACATCAACCTTCCCACCTGGCTGACCCTGTTCCGCGTGTTGTTGCTGCCGGTGATGGTGCTGGTGTTCTACCTGCCGTTCCACGGTCACAACATCACCGCCGCGATCGTGTTCCTGCTCGCCGCGGTCACCGACTGGCTGGACGGCTTCCTCGCGCGGCGGATGAACCTCACCTCGGCTTTCGGCGCCTTCCTCGACCCGGTGGCCGACAAGCTGATGGTGGCGGTGACCCTGTTCCTGCTGGTGGAGTCGCACCCGGAAGGCTGGTCCAGCATCGTGATGGCGGTGACCGCGGCGGTGATCGTGGGACGCGAGATCAGCATCTCGGCGCTGCGCGAATGGATGGCCGAAGTCGGCATGCGTGCCACGGTCAAGGTGGCGTTCATCGGCAAGCTGAAGACGGTGATGCAGATCGTGGCGCTGGTGGTGCTGATCGTGCAGCACGAGAAGGAGGCCACCGCGCTGCGCCTGTACCACATCGGCGAGGCACTGCTGGTGATCGCCGGCGTGCTCACCATCTGGTCGGGCCTGTACTACCTGCACGCGGCATGGCCCACCTTGCGCGGCGATGCGCAGCGGCATCCGGGCACGCACGGCGACGCTTGA